The Natronomonas salsuginis genome includes a region encoding these proteins:
- a CDS encoding aminotransferase class V-fold PLP-dependent enzyme: MNPAELRASIPVCESCMYLNTGASGPGPRPVVEAVVEAQRRHEFDACETDHYTAAAGIRDDAREVVAGHIGADPEDVALVASTGDGISRLANAVDWEPGDRVVRTDLEHPSGVLPWRRLAETGVEVTELACPDGRLPMDVYRDAVEDARLVCLSSESWVHGTRLSVAEAVEIAHDAGALVVVDAVQTVGQHPIDVAEWGADAVCASGHKWLLGPWGAGFLYVDPDSLDAFRPRHIGYRSAVDPTGDRLEYHPDARRFEVSTDAVAPYAGLVEAIETIESVGLGTIESRIERLTDRLKSSLGDRLVSPDDHESGLVVFEVDDATGFVSRADDAGVVVRDLPTGAVRASVHAFNTAEEIDALADLL, translated from the coding sequence ATGAACCCAGCCGAGCTTCGCGCGTCGATCCCAGTCTGCGAGTCCTGCATGTACCTAAACACCGGTGCCAGTGGGCCGGGCCCTCGTCCCGTCGTCGAGGCCGTCGTCGAGGCCCAGCGCCGCCACGAGTTCGACGCCTGCGAGACGGATCACTACACCGCCGCCGCCGGGATCCGCGACGACGCCCGCGAGGTCGTCGCCGGGCACATCGGCGCGGATCCCGAAGACGTTGCCCTCGTCGCCTCGACGGGCGACGGGATCAGTCGACTGGCGAACGCCGTCGACTGGGAGCCCGGCGATCGGGTCGTCCGCACGGACCTCGAACACCCCTCGGGCGTACTGCCGTGGCGACGCCTGGCGGAGACGGGCGTCGAGGTGACCGAACTGGCGTGTCCGGACGGTCGGCTGCCGATGGACGTCTATCGTGACGCCGTCGAGGACGCCCGACTCGTCTGTCTGAGCTCCGAGAGCTGGGTGCACGGCACTCGGCTATCGGTCGCCGAAGCGGTCGAGATAGCTCACGACGCCGGTGCCCTGGTTGTCGTCGACGCGGTTCAGACCGTCGGCCAACACCCGATCGACGTCGCCGAGTGGGGGGCGGACGCCGTCTGTGCGTCCGGGCACAAGTGGCTGCTCGGCCCGTGGGGTGCGGGGTTCCTGTACGTCGACCCCGATTCACTCGACGCGTTTCGCCCCCGCCACATCGGCTACCGGAGCGCGGTCGACCCGACCGGCGACCGCCTCGAGTACCACCCCGACGCGAGACGCTTCGAGGTCTCGACGGACGCGGTCGCGCCGTACGCCGGCCTGGTCGAGGCGATCGAGACGATCGAGTCGGTCGGGCTTGGGACGATCGAATCCCGCATCGAGCGGCTCACGGATCGACTCAAATCGAGCCTCGGTGACCGGCTCGTCTCGCCCGACGACCACGAATCCGGCCTCGTCGTCTTCGAGGTCGACGATGCAACCGGATTCGTCTCGCGCGCGGACGACGCCGGCGTCGTCGTTCGCGACCTCCCCACGGGTG
- a CDS encoding DUF2073 domain-containing protein translates to MAEITTDDDCGDPEAGDTGHDDGIQIDMISAERMDGMRTMEKIRLILDGVHDGNIVILEQGLKPEEESKLIEVTMSEINPDGFTGIEIESYPGEGSGENGFLGRLIGRDSPNKLTVIGPANRIETLHKDESLISTLITRT, encoded by the coding sequence ATGGCAGAGATAACCACAGACGACGACTGCGGCGATCCCGAGGCCGGCGACACCGGCCACGATGACGGGATCCAGATCGACATGATAAGCGCCGAACGGATGGACGGTATGCGGACGATGGAGAAGATCCGGCTCATCCTCGATGGTGTCCACGACGGGAACATCGTCATCCTCGAACAGGGGCTGAAACCCGAAGAGGAGTCGAAACTCATCGAGGTGACGATGTCCGAAATCAACCCCGATGGGTTCACGGGTATCGAGATCGAGAGCTACCCCGGCGAAGGGAGCGGTGAAAACGGCTTCCTCGGCCGTCTCATCGGACGCGACAGCCCGAACAAACTGACGGTTATCGGCCCGGCAAACCGAATCGAGACGCTCCACAAGGACGAATCGCTCATCAGTACGCTGATAACTCGAACCTGA
- a CDS encoding acyl-CoA dehydrogenase family protein, with product MLDYFDLGSDLTEEERMVRDTARQFVDEKVKPDVGEHWIEGTFPKELITEMGGLGFYAPNLDGYGLPDLSQRAYGILMQELEAGDSGLRSMASVQGALVMYPIHAFGSDEQKEEYLWDLGTGEKVGCFGLTEPEHGSNPSGMETHAEKDGDEYVLNGAKTWITNSPIADVAIVWAKDRSDDDTVRGFLVDTDVDGVSTNKIDEKLSLRASITGEIGLNDVRVNESDVLPEVAGMKGPLSCLTQARYGIAWGAIGAARDCFETARQYAIDREQFGGPIGRFQLQQDKLAEMATQITLAQLLADRLAELKERGEMRPQHVSMAKRNNVRMARDQSRIAREMLGGNGITADYSPMRHMANLETVYTYEGTHDIHTLILGEDLTGLQAYQ from the coding sequence ATGTTGGATTACTTCGATCTCGGGTCGGATCTGACGGAAGAAGAACGCATGGTCCGCGATACCGCCCGGCAGTTCGTCGACGAGAAGGTCAAACCAGACGTCGGTGAGCACTGGATCGAGGGCACCTTCCCGAAAGAGCTCATCACCGAGATGGGCGGATTGGGCTTTTACGCGCCGAACCTCGACGGCTACGGCCTGCCGGATCTCTCCCAGCGGGCGTACGGTATCCTGATGCAGGAGTTGGAGGCCGGCGATTCGGGGCTCCGGTCGATGGCCTCCGTGCAGGGCGCGCTCGTCATGTACCCGATCCACGCCTTCGGGTCCGACGAACAAAAGGAGGAGTACCTCTGGGACCTCGGCACCGGTGAGAAGGTCGGGTGTTTCGGCCTGACCGAACCCGAACACGGCTCGAACCCCTCCGGAATGGAGACCCACGCCGAGAAGGACGGCGACGAGTACGTTCTCAATGGCGCGAAGACGTGGATCACCAACTCCCCGATCGCCGACGTGGCGATCGTCTGGGCGAAGGACCGCTCCGACGACGACACCGTCCGCGGCTTCCTCGTCGACACGGACGTAGACGGCGTGAGCACGAACAAGATCGACGAGAAGCTCTCGCTTCGGGCGTCGATCACCGGCGAGATCGGGCTCAACGACGTCCGCGTGAACGAGTCTGACGTACTCCCCGAGGTGGCGGGGATGAAAGGTCCCCTGTCGTGTCTCACGCAGGCGCGCTACGGCATCGCTTGGGGCGCGATCGGCGCGGCGCGCGACTGCTTCGAGACCGCCCGCCAGTACGCCATCGATCGCGAGCAGTTCGGCGGTCCGATCGGACGGTTCCAGCTCCAACAGGACAAGCTTGCGGAGATGGCCACTCAGATCACGCTGGCGCAACTGCTCGCCGACCGGCTGGCCGAACTGAAAGAGCGTGGCGAGATGCGCCCCCAGCACGTCTCGATGGCCAAGCGCAACAACGTCCGGATGGCGCGCGATCAGTCACGGATCGCCCGCGAGATGCTCGGCGGCAACGGCATCACTGCCGACTACTCGCCGATGCGACACATGGCGAACCTCGAGACCGTCTACACCTACGAGGGAACCCACGACATCCACACGCTGATTCTCGGCGAGGACCTCACCGGACTGCAGGCGTACCAGTAA
- a CDS encoding Era-like GTP-binding protein yields the protein MGLLTSLKSSISRATSSLFTGSEPKRIGIYGPPNAGKTTLANRIARDWTGDAVGPESHVPHETRRARRKENVEIKRNGKSVTIDVVDTPGVTTKVDYNEFLEHDIEKEDAVRRSREATEGVAEAMHWLREDVDGVIYVLDSAEDPFTQVNTMLIGIIESQNLPVLIFANKIDLDDSNVQRIANAFPQHETVPLSALEGENMDEVYDKIAEYFG from the coding sequence ATGGGATTGTTAACAAGCCTCAAGTCGAGTATTTCCCGCGCTACGTCGAGTCTCTTTACGGGGAGTGAGCCCAAGCGCATCGGTATCTACGGGCCGCCGAACGCCGGCAAGACGACGCTAGCCAACCGTATCGCCCGCGATTGGACCGGCGACGCCGTCGGTCCCGAGAGTCACGTTCCGCACGAAACGCGGCGGGCTCGCCGCAAGGAGAACGTGGAGATCAAGCGCAACGGCAAGTCGGTGACGATCGACGTCGTCGACACGCCCGGTGTCACGACCAAGGTCGATTACAACGAGTTTCTCGAACACGACATCGAGAAGGAGGACGCCGTCCGGAGGTCCCGCGAGGCAACCGAGGGCGTCGCCGAAGCGATGCACTGGCTGAGAGAGGACGTCGACGGCGTGATCTACGTCCTCGACTCCGCGGAGGACCCGTTCACGCAGGTCAACACGATGCTCATCGGCATCATCGAGAGTCAGAACTTGCCGGTGCTCATCTTCGCGAACAAGATCGACCTCGATGATTCGAACGTACAGCGGATCGCGAACGCGTTCCCACAGCACGAAACCGTGCCGTTGTCCGCGCTCGAAGGCGAGAACATGGACGAAGTGTACGACAAGATCGCGGAGTACTTCGGGTGA
- a CDS encoding alpha/beta fold hydrolase has protein sequence MTTGSADESAEAVATDGATLRYAVSGEENRPAIAFVPDAGFGPWVWGWQAPALAGRYRTVVCATRGTDDSTRTGPYTVDRFAADLEAVLADAGIRRVHVVGAGLGGMVALRYAREYGRARSLSLLGVTASGDRIDDDALAALHPGDPVGFEASLSAAFTERFLAESGLAAQIATWRRAEDATGEAAAGHRAAALEFEAGALYELTVSALVCHGVDDPVVPIAAGEEVAEKLPRGRFEAVEGKRCCYVEHASAVTDAIDGFVDRIESGV, from the coding sequence ATGACGACGGGTTCAGCCGACGAGAGCGCGGAGGCGGTCGCGACCGACGGGGCGACGCTCCGATATGCCGTGTCGGGCGAGGAGAACCGACCCGCGATCGCCTTCGTCCCGGACGCGGGGTTCGGCCCGTGGGTGTGGGGCTGGCAGGCCCCCGCGCTCGCCGGGCGGTATCGAACCGTCGTGTGCGCGACCCGGGGGACCGACGACTCCACTCGGACGGGCCCGTACACCGTCGACCGGTTCGCAGCCGATCTCGAAGCCGTCCTCGCCGACGCGGGGATCCGCCGCGTACACGTCGTCGGGGCGGGGCTGGGCGGGATGGTCGCGCTCCGATACGCCCGCGAGTACGGCCGCGCAAGATCACTGTCACTGCTCGGCGTGACGGCCTCGGGGGACCGGATCGACGACGACGCGCTGGCGGCGCTGCACCCCGGCGATCCGGTCGGATTCGAGGCGTCGCTCTCTGCGGCGTTCACCGAGCGATTTCTGGCCGAATCCGGACTCGCAGCGCAGATCGCGACGTGGCGGCGAGCCGAGGACGCGACCGGGGAGGCGGCGGCGGGCCACCGGGCGGCTGCCCTCGAGTTCGAAGCCGGAGCGCTCTACGAACTCACCGTCTCGGCGCTCGTCTGTCACGGCGTCGATGATCCGGTTGTGCCGATAGCCGCAGGCGAGGAGGTGGCCGAAAAGCTGCCACGGGGGCGGTTCGAGGCCGTCGAGGGGAAACGGTGCTGTTACGTCGAACACGCGTCGGCAGTGACGGACGCGATAGACGGCTTCGTCGATCGAATCGAATCCGGTGTGTGA
- a CDS encoding OapC/ArvC family zinc-ribbon domain-containing protein: MPHQCTGCGHTFEDGSKEMLSGCPDCGGNKFQFRPAGESSEMSSGGQSPNTSSDDGPKPLNTDGSSVAETVGRATTRVRDFVSSGPEAPPADTSQSPSADTSRSTEPTGSAEPDPTAEWPDDWSNDPEKARRQSSSRHRSNESDAEIESSTSTAGDTAKPRAKRGTTDPPSDDDIIDADANHSAADAVTSEDLAQANARSDIVSPEELDERAVESTDDGTDSSPQSTANEASDSALADASTAPSEGTVVSEPTGDQPDLTDLREQLNDQFESIKILEPGQYELNLMELYDREEYIIALQENGRYVIQVPEQWIGEDPDDR; this comes from the coding sequence ATGCCACACCAGTGTACCGGCTGCGGCCACACGTTCGAAGACGGGTCGAAAGAGATGCTCTCGGGGTGTCCCGACTGTGGCGGCAACAAATTCCAGTTCCGACCCGCGGGTGAATCCTCCGAGATGTCATCGGGCGGCCAGTCGCCCAATACCTCCTCGGACGATGGACCGAAGCCGCTGAACACCGACGGTTCCTCAGTCGCCGAAACCGTCGGCCGGGCGACGACGCGCGTTCGAGATTTCGTTTCGTCCGGTCCCGAGGCCCCACCAGCAGACACATCCCAATCACCCTCAGCAGACACATCCCGATCGACGGAGCCAACCGGTTCTGCCGAACCAGACCCGACCGCCGAATGGCCCGACGACTGGAGTAACGACCCTGAAAAAGCCCGTCGGCAGAGTTCCAGTCGTCACAGATCGAACGAATCGGATGCTGAGATCGAATCGAGTACGAGCACCGCCGGCGACACCGCGAAGCCACGCGCCAAGCGCGGCACCACCGATCCCCCTTCCGACGACGACATCATCGACGCCGACGCGAACCATTCGGCTGCCGATGCCGTCACGAGCGAAGATCTCGCCCAGGCGAACGCGCGGTCGGATATCGTCTCCCCCGAAGAACTCGACGAACGCGCCGTCGAGTCGACTGACGATGGAACGGACTCATCCCCTCAGTCTACGGCGAACGAGGCGTCTGACTCCGCGCTCGCTGACGCGTCGACGGCTCCGTCCGAGGGAACCGTCGTCAGTGAACCAACCGGTGACCAACCGGACCTCACCGACCTTCGCGAACAGCTAAACGATCAGTTCGAATCGATCAAGATTCTCGAACCCGGCCAGTACGAACTCAATCTCATGGAGCTGTACGACCGCGAGGAGTACATCATCGCCCTTCAGGAGAACGGTCGATACGTCATCCAAGTCCCCGAACAGTGGATCGGCGAGGATCCGGACGATCGGTAA
- a CDS encoding DUF7089 family protein, whose product MFDERTLSGELDELRRSHAPSALVFDARGDFETLPPSVVENLLAVTDGVEPLSYDESWLPEDAPETLYRIAGNEFTIGAPGDGGVVWTRQTTPPVVLVKPRLEGSPEGFIDFLIAEALVEIGLGGPEHFLGFFEDDYRELAEAVPLSPADTYQLAAALFTASVGRSTRPIFAGWADELPALHAEWVDAGERLEPGLSGLSGDVALGRTSFSDAAELACSAVKHDIEIPTPFVALDSPAYDRHGAAFAVRWAEKTFEALETE is encoded by the coding sequence ATGTTCGACGAACGGACGCTCTCGGGCGAACTCGACGAGCTGCGGCGCTCGCACGCGCCGTCGGCGCTCGTGTTCGATGCCCGCGGCGACTTCGAAACGCTACCGCCGTCGGTCGTGGAGAACCTCCTCGCGGTCACGGATGGGGTCGAGCCGCTCTCGTACGACGAGTCGTGGCTCCCCGAAGACGCTCCGGAGACGCTCTATCGCATCGCTGGCAATGAGTTCACGATCGGTGCGCCCGGCGACGGCGGCGTCGTGTGGACCCGTCAGACGACGCCCCCGGTCGTCCTCGTCAAGCCGCGGCTCGAAGGATCCCCCGAGGGGTTCATCGACTTTTTGATCGCCGAAGCGCTCGTCGAAATCGGCCTCGGCGGCCCGGAACACTTCCTTGGCTTCTTCGAGGACGACTACCGCGAACTCGCCGAGGCGGTGCCGCTCTCGCCGGCCGACACGTATCAGCTCGCGGCCGCCCTCTTCACTGCCTCCGTCGGCCGGTCGACGCGGCCGATCTTCGCCGGCTGGGCCGACGAACTCCCCGCGCTGCACGCCGAGTGGGTCGACGCCGGCGAACGGCTCGAACCCGGGCTCTCGGGGCTCTCGGGGGATGTCGCGCTCGGTCGAACCAGCTTCTCCGACGCCGCCGAACTCGCCTGTAGCGCCGTCAAACACGATATCGAGATCCCGACGCCGTTCGTCGCGCTGGACAGTCCAGCCTACGATCGGCACGGTGCCGCCTTTGCGGTCCGGTGGGCAGAAAAGACGTTCGAGGCGCTCGAAACGGAATAG
- a CDS encoding Cdc6/Cdc18 family protein codes for MDDDMGKRTPEDGTRGDSSDEASESGSDGDTSDGDTSDGDTSDIDNNIDARADAADSDTAAALDPSVDGPDSATQSGGSPPETKGSGEPSSSVSEGTQTESDGGGPSPEAPASGEVGSIDGFSGDVDLEDLDLDSDADDSGEADEASRGLFDDLLEGEPIFENKEVLRPSYTPHKLPHREEQINNMATILVTALRGETPSNILIYGKTGTGKTASAKFVSEELETTSQKYEVPCEVEYINCEVTDTQYRVLAQLANKFIDKNGRYIENRLEELGDLRDRAAEDPAELDDTDFDSVAAVENEITSLESDLEEFDPVPMTGWPTDRVYSTFFDAVDYHERVVVIMLDEIDKLVEKSGDDTLYNLSRMNSELDNSRVSIMGISNDLKFTDFLDPRVKSSLGEEEIVFPPYDATQLRDILQHRAEIAFKSATLSDDVIPLCAAFAAQEHGDARRALDLLRTAGELAERGRTETVEEAHVRKAQEKIELDRVVEVVRTLPTQSKLVLYATILLEKNGVHNINTGEVFNIYKRLCQEIEADVLTQRRVTDLISELDMLGIVNAIVVSKGRYGRTKEINLSVPLDETEAVLLSDSRVGEVEDAQPFVQARFDN; via the coding sequence ATGGACGACGATATGGGCAAACGAACGCCGGAAGATGGCACACGTGGGGACAGTTCGGACGAGGCGTCGGAGAGCGGTTCGGATGGCGATACTTCAGATGGTGATACTTCAGATGGCGATACTTCGGATATCGATAACAATATAGACGCACGAGCAGACGCAGCCGATTCTGACACCGCCGCCGCGCTCGATCCGTCGGTCGACGGTCCCGACTCCGCCACGCAGTCGGGTGGTTCTCCACCCGAAACGAAGGGGTCTGGCGAGCCGTCGTCGTCCGTCTCCGAGGGCACACAAACGGAGTCAGATGGGGGCGGCCCCAGTCCCGAGGCCCCCGCTTCCGGCGAAGTTGGCTCGATCGACGGCTTCTCCGGGGATGTCGACCTCGAGGATCTCGATCTCGACTCCGACGCCGACGATTCCGGCGAGGCCGACGAGGCGTCGAGGGGACTCTTCGACGATCTTCTCGAAGGTGAGCCGATCTTCGAGAACAAGGAGGTCCTCCGACCGTCGTACACGCCGCACAAACTCCCGCATCGCGAGGAGCAGATCAATAACATGGCAACGATCCTCGTCACTGCCTTGCGCGGGGAGACGCCATCGAACATCCTCATCTACGGGAAGACCGGTACCGGGAAGACCGCCAGCGCGAAGTTCGTCAGCGAGGAGCTCGAGACGACCTCACAAAAGTACGAGGTTCCGTGTGAGGTCGAGTACATAAACTGCGAGGTAACGGACACGCAGTATCGCGTCCTCGCACAGCTCGCGAACAAGTTCATCGACAAGAACGGGCGATACATCGAGAATCGTCTCGAAGAACTCGGCGATCTCCGGGATCGAGCTGCGGAGGACCCGGCTGAACTCGACGACACGGACTTCGACAGCGTCGCCGCGGTCGAAAACGAGATCACGAGCCTCGAATCCGATCTGGAGGAATTCGACCCCGTCCCAATGACCGGGTGGCCGACCGACCGGGTCTACTCGACCTTTTTCGACGCCGTCGACTACCACGAGCGCGTGGTCGTGATCATGCTCGACGAAATCGACAAGCTCGTCGAGAAGTCGGGCGACGACACGCTGTACAACCTCTCGCGGATGAACTCCGAACTCGACAACTCTCGGGTGTCGATCATGGGCATCTCGAACGATCTCAAGTTCACGGACTTTCTCGATCCCCGCGTCAAATCGAGCCTCGGCGAGGAAGAGATCGTCTTTCCACCCTACGACGCGACGCAGCTCCGCGACATCCTCCAACACCGCGCAGAGATCGCGTTCAAATCCGCGACCCTCTCCGACGACGTTATCCCGCTGTGTGCCGCCTTTGCCGCACAGGAACACGGAGACGCCCGTCGCGCGCTCGACCTGCTGCGGACCGCGGGCGAGCTCGCCGAACGCGGTCGGACGGAGACGGTTGAGGAGGCCCACGTCCGGAAGGCACAAGAGAAGATCGAACTCGACCGCGTCGTCGAGGTGGTCCGGACGCTCCCGACTCAATCGAAACTCGTCCTCTACGCGACGATCCTTCTCGAAAAGAACGGCGTCCACAACATCAACACGGGCGAGGTGTTCAACATCTACAAGCGGCTCTGTCAGGAGATCGAAGCCGACGTACTCACCCAGCGCCGGGTCACCGACCTGATAAGCGAACTCGACATGCTCGGCATCGTCAACGCGATCGTCGTCTCGAAGGGGCGCTACGGCCGAACGAAGGAGATCAACCTCTCGGTCCCGCTCGACGAAACGGAGGCCGTCCTCCTCTCCGATTCGCGCGTCGGAGAGGTCGAGGACGCACAGCCGTTCGTGCAGGCGCGCTTCGACAACTGA
- a CDS encoding ORC1-type DNA replication protein, whose protein sequence is MADDDMLSWDESVFRDEHVLELDYLPDTFLHRDDQMETLKYALRPAVRGSRPLNVMARGPPGTGKTTAVQKLFDKLRGVSDVDVVRVNCQVDSTRYAVFSRLFEGLFEYEPPASGISFKKLFGQITDRLVEEDEVLVVALDDVNYLFYEGEASDTLYSLLRAHEAHSGAKIGVVVVSSDLGLDVIEELDTRVQSVFRPEDVYFSAYGEREIVDILSERVERGFRDGVVSPQVLDRVAAYTADSGGDLRVGIDLLRRAGLSAEMRGSTDVAVEDVESAYEKAKYVHLSRHLRGLSESEAALVRVLADHDGEQAGDVYEAFSEATDLGYTRYSEIVNKLEQLGLIETEYADVGGRGRSRALSLSYDADAVVDRLDGEAG, encoded by the coding sequence ATGGCGGACGACGATATGCTCTCGTGGGATGAATCCGTCTTCCGCGACGAGCACGTCCTCGAACTCGATTACCTGCCGGACACCTTTCTCCACCGCGATGACCAGATGGAGACGCTGAAGTACGCGCTCCGACCGGCGGTTCGGGGTTCACGGCCGCTCAACGTGATGGCCCGCGGCCCACCGGGTACGGGGAAGACGACGGCGGTCCAGAAGCTCTTCGACAAACTTCGAGGCGTCAGCGACGTCGACGTCGTCCGGGTGAACTGCCAGGTTGACTCGACGCGGTACGCGGTTTTTTCGCGACTATTCGAGGGGCTGTTCGAGTACGAACCACCAGCGTCTGGGATCTCCTTCAAGAAACTCTTCGGACAGATCACGGACCGATTGGTCGAGGAGGACGAGGTGTTGGTCGTCGCGCTTGACGACGTGAACTACCTGTTTTACGAGGGTGAGGCGTCGGATACGCTGTACTCGCTTCTGCGTGCCCACGAGGCCCATTCGGGGGCGAAGATCGGTGTCGTCGTCGTCTCGTCGGACCTCGGGCTCGACGTCATCGAGGAACTCGACACCCGGGTGCAGTCGGTGTTCCGCCCCGAGGACGTGTACTTCTCGGCCTACGGTGAGCGGGAAATCGTCGACATCCTCAGCGAGCGGGTCGAACGGGGGTTCCGCGACGGGGTCGTCAGTCCGCAGGTGCTCGATCGCGTCGCGGCGTACACGGCTGACAGCGGCGGTGATCTTCGCGTCGGCATCGACCTCCTCCGGCGAGCGGGGTTGAGCGCCGAAATGCGCGGCTCGACGGACGTCGCCGTCGAGGACGTCGAATCGGCCTACGAGAAGGCGAAATACGTCCACCTCTCCAGGCATCTCCGGGGGCTGTCGGAGTCGGAGGCGGCGTTGGTTCGCGTCCTCGCGGACCACGACGGTGAGCAGGCGGGTGACGTCTACGAAGCGTTCAGCGAGGCCACCGATCTCGGATACACGAGATACTCCGAGATCGTCAACAAACTCGAACAGTTGGGGCTCATCGAGACGGAGTACGCGGACGTCGGCGGGCGGGGGCGATCTCGCGCGTTGTCGCTGTCGTACGACGCGGACGCCGTGGTGGATCGTCTGGACGGCGAGGCAGGGTGA